From the genome of Edaphobacter dinghuensis, one region includes:
- the hisB gene encoding imidazoleglycerol-phosphate dehydratase HisB, with protein sequence MAKSLSKVRIGTVKRDTTETQIALKLVVDGQGVYKVSTGIRFFDHMLELFTRHGGFDLTLKCTGDLDVDQHHTVEDVGIALGEAFNKALGDKKGIMRAGYFVMAMDETLAVAAVDLSGRVAYVVDDKVKVRLVGDFQSELLADFFDGFARGAKANVHVKTMYGRSNHHKIEAIFKAFARALRGACSRDERMREMLPSTKGLL encoded by the coding sequence ATGGCTAAGAGTTTAAGCAAGGTTCGAATAGGAACGGTGAAGCGCGACACGACAGAGACGCAGATTGCGCTGAAGCTCGTCGTCGACGGGCAAGGCGTCTATAAAGTCTCGACTGGAATACGCTTCTTCGATCACATGCTCGAACTGTTTACGCGGCATGGCGGCTTCGATCTCACGCTGAAGTGCACCGGCGATCTGGATGTCGACCAGCACCACACTGTCGAGGACGTCGGCATTGCATTGGGCGAAGCCTTCAATAAGGCTCTCGGCGATAAGAAGGGCATCATGCGCGCCGGATACTTTGTAATGGCGATGGACGAGACACTCGCGGTTGCCGCTGTCGACCTTAGCGGCCGTGTCGCTTACGTCGTCGACGACAAGGTGAAGGTGCGGCTGGTCGGCGACTTCCAGAGCGAGTTGCTGGCAGACTTCTTCGACGGCTTTGCACGCGGCGCCAAGGCAAATGTCCACGTCAAGACAATGTACGGCCGCTCGAACCATCACAAGATCGAGGCAATCTTCAAAGCATTCGCACGAGCACTGCGTGGAGCCTGCTCACGCGACGAGCGCATGCGCGAGATGCTGCCTTCAACAAAGGGACTGCTGTG